A genomic window from Pseudocitrobacter corydidari includes:
- a CDS encoding BrnA antitoxin family protein, translating into MSMVKHKRGSSSTLNSQHEAELKALANKPDEDIDYTDIPASGDEQWSDAERGKFFRPLKTQASVRIDADVMEWLKRPGKGYQTRLNAILREAMLRDQNKK; encoded by the coding sequence ATGAGCATGGTTAAACATAAACGAGGTTCGTCCTCCACACTCAATTCTCAGCATGAAGCTGAACTCAAGGCGCTGGCGAATAAACCCGATGAGGATATTGATTACACCGACATACCTGCTTCCGGCGATGAACAATGGTCGGATGCCGAACGCGGCAAGTTTTTCCGGCCATTGAAAACACAGGCTTCCGTGCGCATTGATGCCGATGTGATGGAGTGGCTAAAACGCCCAGGTAAAGGCTATCAGACTCGCTTGAATGCGATATTGCGTGAAGCGATGTTACGCGATCAGAACAAAAAATAA
- a CDS encoding BrnT family toxin produces MPMEFEWDANKAKSNRVKHGIRFEDAVLVFDDPRHLSRQDRVENGEYRWQTIGLVHGIVVILVAHTIRFESGNEMIRIISARKADRKERNRYEHG; encoded by the coding sequence ATGCCAATGGAGTTTGAATGGGATGCAAACAAGGCCAAAAGCAATCGGGTGAAGCATGGCATCCGGTTTGAAGACGCGGTGTTGGTGTTTGACGATCCCCGACATTTATCAAGACAGGATCGCGTAGAAAACGGAGAGTATCGCTGGCAAACCATCGGCCTGGTACACGGCATCGTGGTTATTTTGGTCGCGCATACCATCCGTTTCGAAAGTGGAAATGAAATGATTCGAATCATCAGCGCACGAAAGGCAGATCGTAAAGAGAGGAATCGTTATGAGCATGGTTAA
- a CDS encoding restriction endonuclease, with the protein MKKYKVITPLFPTYAQVKAMMKAVSGYSLKAVRNMITAIHEQTGTPQKPVDWSEPDLWISERLTGEDAEIAHRIWDTDNHILNPRHSYGCYLFLNYPQFELMESTPDDVWQPTSRGQQFLQDDEKTLRSLDDQEGILQLLELLAGREMSRRADLLPEWQAFLHQHSKFASASSVKSTLYSRLYNLIDRDMVNREGMSYRITDAGRAWLGKALPARKSDPRKELLEAVKRYNEQQKELLREQISTMNPYKFEHLVGQLLEAMGYEQVEVTKASGDKGVDVIGQVQVGITTITEVVQVKRMQNTITRPYIDQLRGALPYHKAIRGTLITTGKFAAKCAEAALFPGAAPITLIDGDRLLELLIENNVGIRRSNAVELLDVDLQLFDELEME; encoded by the coding sequence GTGAAAAAATACAAAGTCATTACCCCGCTTTTTCCTACCTATGCGCAAGTTAAGGCGATGATGAAAGCCGTATCAGGTTATTCCCTGAAAGCGGTGCGCAATATGATTACCGCCATTCACGAGCAAACCGGTACGCCGCAAAAACCCGTTGACTGGTCAGAACCCGATCTCTGGATCAGCGAACGTTTAACGGGGGAAGATGCCGAAATCGCTCATCGCATCTGGGATACCGACAATCACATTCTGAACCCGCGCCACAGCTACGGCTGCTATTTGTTCCTGAACTATCCTCAGTTTGAGCTGATGGAAAGCACGCCAGATGATGTCTGGCAGCCCACCTCGCGCGGGCAGCAATTTCTGCAAGATGACGAAAAGACGCTGCGTTCATTGGACGACCAGGAAGGTATTCTGCAACTGCTTGAGCTGCTGGCTGGCCGGGAAATGTCGCGCCGCGCCGATTTATTACCGGAATGGCAGGCCTTTTTGCATCAGCATTCGAAATTCGCGTCTGCCAGCTCAGTGAAAAGTACGCTCTACTCCCGTCTCTATAACCTTATCGACCGCGACATGGTAAACCGTGAAGGGATGAGCTATCGCATTACCGATGCCGGGCGCGCCTGGCTTGGAAAAGCGTTACCGGCACGAAAAAGCGATCCGCGTAAAGAGCTGCTGGAAGCCGTGAAGCGCTACAACGAGCAGCAAAAAGAGCTGCTGCGCGAGCAAATCAGCACCATGAATCCGTACAAGTTTGAGCACCTTGTTGGTCAATTACTGGAAGCAATGGGATACGAACAAGTTGAAGTGACCAAAGCCTCAGGCGATAAAGGTGTGGACGTGATTGGTCAGGTGCAGGTCGGCATCACCACCATTACCGAAGTGGTACAGGTTAAAAGAATGCAGAACACCATCACCCGCCCCTATATCGACCAGCTACGCGGTGCGCTGCCTTACCATAAAGCCATTCGCGGTACGCTCATCACTACCGGAAAATTTGCGGCGAAATGTGCAGAAGCGGCTCTCTTTCCGGGGGCTGCGCCCATTACGCTCATTGACGGCGATCGCTTGCTGGAACTATTGATCGAAAATAACGTCGGCATTCGCCGCAGCAACGCGGTGGAATTGCTGGATGTGGATTTGCAGTTGTTTGACGAGCTGGAGATGGAGTAA
- a CDS encoding type I restriction-modification system subunit M, translated as MAKAPTNKTKAKKGFEDTLWDTANQLRGSVESSEYKHVVLSLVFLKFISDKFEARRQKMKDDGQGDFLEMEVFYQQDNIFYLPEEARWSFIKQNAKQDDIAVRIDTALSTIEKRNPTLKGALPDNYFSRQNLETKKLASLIDTIDNIETLAHETDVEALSKEDLVGRVYEYFLGKFAATEGKGGGEFYTPKCIVTLLTEMLEPFQGKIYDPCCGSAGMFVQSVKFVESHQGKSRDIALYGQELTATTYKLAKMNLAIRGLSANLGERPADTFFSDQHPDLKADYILANPPFNLKDWRNDAELTKDPRFAGYRTPPTGNANYGWILHMLSKLSANGTAGFVLANGSMSSNTSGEGEIRAQMIENDLIDCMIALPGQLFYTTQIPVCLWFMTKSKAADPAKGYRNRQGETLFIDARNLGTMINRTTKELTTEDIATIADTYHAWRSTPEELAERVKRGESTLEKYEDQAGFCKVATIEEMKGNDYVLTPGRYVGAAEQEEDGVAFETKMRELSKTLFEQMKQAEELDRAIRQSLEGLGYGE; from the coding sequence ATGGCCAAAGCACCAACAAACAAAACCAAAGCAAAAAAAGGCTTTGAAGACACGTTATGGGATACCGCGAACCAGCTTCGCGGCAGCGTTGAGTCTTCCGAATACAAGCACGTTGTTCTGAGCCTCGTGTTCCTGAAATTTATCAGCGATAAATTTGAAGCCCGTCGCCAGAAAATGAAAGATGACGGCCAGGGCGACTTCCTGGAGATGGAAGTGTTCTACCAGCAGGACAACATTTTCTACCTGCCGGAAGAGGCGCGCTGGTCGTTCATCAAACAGAATGCCAAGCAGGATGACATCGCAGTACGTATTGATACCGCACTCTCTACCATTGAGAAACGTAACCCGACGCTGAAAGGCGCGCTGCCGGACAACTATTTCAGCCGTCAGAACCTGGAAACCAAAAAGCTGGCGTCTTTGATTGATACCATCGACAACATCGAAACGCTGGCCCACGAAACCGATGTTGAGGCGCTCTCCAAAGAAGACCTGGTTGGCCGCGTGTATGAATACTTCCTCGGCAAGTTTGCCGCGACAGAAGGCAAAGGCGGCGGCGAGTTCTATACGCCAAAATGCATCGTGACCCTGTTGACCGAAATGCTTGAACCATTCCAGGGCAAAATCTATGACCCATGCTGCGGCTCGGCGGGGATGTTCGTGCAGTCGGTGAAGTTTGTTGAAAGCCATCAGGGCAAAAGCCGTGATATCGCGCTTTACGGTCAGGAGCTGACGGCGACCACCTACAAGCTGGCGAAAATGAACCTGGCGATCCGCGGCCTTTCCGCCAACCTCGGCGAGCGCCCGGCGGATACCTTCTTTAGCGATCAGCACCCGGACCTGAAAGCCGATTACATTCTGGCGAACCCGCCGTTCAACCTGAAAGACTGGCGCAACGATGCCGAGCTGACCAAAGACCCGCGCTTTGCAGGCTACCGCACACCGCCGACCGGCAACGCCAACTACGGCTGGATTTTGCATATGCTCTCCAAGCTGTCGGCGAACGGCACAGCAGGTTTTGTGCTGGCAAACGGTTCGATGAGCTCCAACACCAGCGGCGAAGGCGAGATCCGCGCGCAGATGATCGAAAACGATCTGATCGACTGCATGATCGCCCTGCCCGGCCAGTTGTTCTACACCACGCAAATTCCGGTGTGTTTGTGGTTTATGACCAAATCGAAGGCAGCCGACCCGGCTAAAGGCTATCGCAATCGTCAGGGTGAAACGCTGTTTATCGATGCGCGTAACCTCGGCACCATGATTAACCGCACCACCAAAGAGCTGACCACAGAGGATATCGCCACCATCGCCGATACATACCATGCCTGGCGCAGTACGCCGGAAGAACTGGCGGAACGCGTTAAACGTGGCGAGAGTACGCTGGAGAAATACGAAGACCAGGCAGGATTCTGCAAAGTTGCGACCATTGAAGAGATGAAGGGCAACGACTACGTGCTGACGCCGGGGCGCTACGTGGGCGCAGCCGAGCAAGAAGAGGACGGCGTGGCGTTTGAGACCAAAATGCGGGAGTTGTCGAAGACGTTGTTTGAGCAGATGAAGCAGGCGGAAGAACTGGATCGTGCGATTCGCCAGAGTTTGGAGGGGTTGGGTTATGGGGAGTGA
- a CDS encoding restriction endonuclease subunit S, which produces MGSDWKSIVLNDLINQGHAFLQTGPFGTALKAEEYTDNGVPLISVREIRNGYIKIEGTTPRVSRNTTNRLPKFVLNKGDIVFARKGGVDRTAYITEKEAGWFLGSDGIYLRLDDNYNSLFISYIMRSPTTREWLIKNSEGTTMPSLNQKILSRIPLTIPDLCKQNIIANFLYSLDKKININNQLNHTLEQMSKTLFKSWFVDFDPVIDNALDAGNPIPEALQSRVELRQKVRNSADFKPLPAEIRSLFPGEFEETELGWVPKGWTISNLGKEFNITMGQSPSGITYNESRTGLPFFQGKTDFGFRFPSERIYCTDPKRLAYKLDTLLSVRAPVGVTNLASTECIIGRGLAALRHKSGNIAFTYYSISNLSDYFSVFNGEGTVFGSINQKDLKQLPLLCSPTELINKFEELSGKWEEKIFVHCGEIENLSKLRDTLLPKLISGELSVEDLPDLIKQTEAA; this is translated from the coding sequence ATGGGGAGTGATTGGAAAAGCATTGTGTTGAATGATCTTATTAATCAAGGTCATGCATTTTTACAGACAGGCCCCTTTGGTACAGCTTTGAAAGCAGAGGAATATACCGACAACGGAGTCCCCCTAATTTCTGTCCGAGAAATCAGGAATGGTTATATAAAAATTGAAGGCACGACACCTAGAGTTAGTAGAAATACTACTAACCGCCTTCCCAAATTTGTATTAAATAAAGGCGATATTGTTTTTGCCAGAAAGGGTGGAGTAGACCGTACTGCATATATTACTGAAAAAGAGGCTGGTTGGTTTCTTGGGTCAGATGGTATTTATTTACGCCTTGATGACAACTATAACTCTCTTTTCATTAGCTATATAATGCGAAGCCCCACAACAAGAGAGTGGCTGATCAAAAATAGCGAAGGGACAACAATGCCTTCACTAAATCAAAAAATATTATCGCGCATTCCATTAACTATACCTGATTTATGCAAACAAAACATTATTGCTAATTTTCTTTATTCTTTAGATAAGAAAATAAATATAAATAACCAACTAAATCATACACTAGAACAAATGTCCAAGACCCTGTTCAAATCCTGGTTTGTGGATTTTGATCCGGTAATTGATAACGCTCTGGATGCGGGGAACCCAATCCCGGAAGCTCTACAATCTCGCGTCGAATTGCGTCAAAAAGTACGCAATAGTGCAGATTTCAAACCGCTCCCGGCAGAAATTCGCTCGCTTTTCCCTGGTGAATTTGAAGAGACAGAGTTGGGTTGGGTGCCGAAAGGGTGGACAATATCTAATCTGGGAAAAGAATTTAACATCACGATGGGGCAATCGCCATCAGGTATAACTTATAATGAAAGCAGAACAGGTTTGCCTTTCTTTCAAGGAAAGACTGATTTTGGATTTAGATTTCCATCTGAACGTATTTATTGTACTGATCCAAAAAGATTAGCATATAAACTCGATACTCTGCTTAGTGTTAGAGCCCCAGTCGGCGTTACAAATTTAGCTTCCACAGAATGTATAATTGGTCGAGGCCTTGCAGCGTTAAGACATAAATCAGGAAACATTGCTTTCACCTATTATTCTATAAGCAATCTATCTGATTATTTTTCCGTATTTAATGGTGAAGGAACAGTCTTTGGAAGCATAAACCAAAAAGATTTAAAACAACTTCCTCTGCTCTGTTCTCCAACTGAACTCATTAATAAATTTGAAGAGCTTTCAGGAAAGTGGGAGGAAAAGATTTTTGTTCATTGTGGTGAAATTGAAAATCTCTCTAAACTCCGCGACACCCTGCTCCCGAAACTCATCTCCGGCGAGCTATCCGTGGAGGATCTCCCGGATCTCATCAAACAAACCGAAGCCGCATAA
- a CDS encoding type I restriction endonuclease subunit R: MSLSFSEAKLEQAIIELLQDQGYQHLIGENVPRSGLDQVIIEDDLRHYLAARYQPDGITEDEIQRLIKQFTTLPASDLYESNKTFCHWLANGFLFKRDDRRQKDLYIELLDTRHLPAALQQLFEAEDMPLQQAAEPSAAYISKPLNRFKIVNQLNITGKENQIRIPDGILYINGLPLVVFEFKSAVREQEANIGDAYKQLCTRYRRDIPQLFVYNALCIISDGVNNRMGNLFAPYEYFYSWRKVSGNENREQDGIPSLHSMIKGLFHPVRLLDVIKNFICFPDKAKHEIKICCRYPQYYAARKLYYSIKQARKPMGNGKGGTYFGATGCGKSYTMQFLTRLLMKSVDFASPTIVLITDRTDLDDQLSVQMCNAKNYIGDDTVVPVTSRDDLREKLAGRNSGGVFLTTIHKFTEDTELLSERSNIICISDEAHRSQVNLDQKVIVDKESGKVRKTYGFAKYLHDSLPEATYVGFTGTPIDATLDVFGEVVDSYTMTESVQDEITVRIVYEGRAAKVILDASKLAEVEKYYEECASAGTNEWQIDESKKASATMNAILGDEDRLEALAEDFAKHYEERVAEGSTVKGKAMFVCASREIAWAFYRHLKDFRPAWFEVKQAPEGVELTEDEQNELPPSEMVKMVMTRGKDDDAALYDLLGTKEYRKELDKQFKNASSNFKIAIVVDMWLTGFDVPELDTIYIDKPLQKHNLIQTISRVNRKFEGKNKGLVVDYIGIKRQMNQALAMYSRIDATNFEDILQSIIEVKNHLELLGHVFHEFDSHAYFTGEPQAQLACLNNAAEFVMRTQKVERRFMGLVKRLKAAYDVCSGSEALSEAERDHIHFYLAVRSIVFKLTKGDAPDVTQMNARVREMIAEALKADGVEELFFLGDQKAESIDIFDEDYLARINKIKLPATKIQLLQKLLEKAIGDFKKVNQLQGINFTRRFQSIMDRYNERREDDILNGEEFDEFSQEMTDIIYDIKTEMGTYADLGIDMEEKAFYDILAHMRDKYQFTYDDDKMLSLAKEMKSVVDNTSKYPDWSKRDDIKAKLKVELILLLHKHKFPPVANDDVYMGVLAQAENFKQHHINILH, encoded by the coding sequence ATGAGTCTCTCATTCAGTGAAGCGAAATTAGAACAGGCCATCATTGAACTGTTACAGGATCAGGGCTATCAGCACCTGATCGGCGAAAATGTGCCACGTTCAGGCCTTGATCAGGTGATTATCGAAGATGATCTTCGCCACTACCTCGCCGCTCGCTATCAGCCCGATGGCATCACTGAAGATGAAATTCAGCGCCTGATCAAACAGTTCACCACGCTCCCCGCCTCCGATCTTTATGAAAGCAACAAAACGTTCTGTCACTGGCTGGCGAATGGTTTCCTGTTTAAACGCGACGATCGTCGGCAGAAAGATCTCTATATTGAGCTGCTCGATACCCGGCATCTTCCCGCCGCACTGCAACAATTATTTGAAGCAGAAGATATGCCGCTACAGCAGGCCGCAGAACCTTCCGCTGCTTATATCAGCAAGCCGTTAAACCGCTTCAAAATTGTTAACCAGCTCAACATTACCGGCAAAGAGAACCAGATCCGTATTCCTGACGGCATTCTGTATATCAACGGTCTGCCGCTGGTGGTCTTTGAGTTTAAAAGTGCGGTGCGCGAGCAAGAAGCCAATATTGGCGATGCTTATAAGCAACTTTGTACGCGCTACCGCCGCGATATCCCGCAACTGTTTGTCTATAACGCGCTCTGTATTATCAGTGACGGCGTGAATAACCGAATGGGAAATCTGTTTGCGCCATATGAGTATTTTTATTCCTGGCGCAAGGTAAGCGGCAATGAAAATCGTGAGCAGGACGGCATCCCTTCTCTGCATTCGATGATTAAGGGGCTGTTCCACCCGGTGCGCCTGCTGGATGTGATCAAAAACTTTATCTGTTTCCCGGATAAAGCTAAACACGAAATAAAAATTTGCTGCCGCTATCCGCAATATTACGCCGCACGCAAGCTGTACTACAGCATCAAACAGGCGCGTAAACCGATGGGTAACGGTAAAGGCGGTACTTATTTTGGTGCAACAGGCTGCGGTAAAAGCTACACCATGCAGTTTTTAACCCGCCTGTTAATGAAAAGCGTGGATTTCGCCAGCCCGACGATTGTGTTAATTACCGATCGCACCGATCTGGACGATCAGCTTTCTGTGCAAATGTGTAACGCCAAAAATTACATCGGCGATGACACCGTGGTGCCGGTCACCAGCCGTGACGATCTACGCGAAAAACTGGCGGGCCGTAACAGTGGCGGTGTGTTCCTGACCACCATCCATAAGTTCACCGAAGACACCGAGCTTCTCTCGGAACGCAGCAATATTATTTGTATCTCCGATGAAGCGCATCGCAGCCAGGTTAATCTCGACCAAAAAGTGATTGTCGATAAAGAGAGCGGAAAAGTGCGTAAAACCTACGGTTTCGCTAAATATCTGCATGACTCTCTGCCGGAAGCAACCTATGTCGGCTTTACGGGAACGCCAATTGACGCCACGCTGGATGTGTTCGGTGAAGTCGTGGACAGCTACACCATGACGGAATCCGTGCAGGATGAAATTACCGTTCGCATCGTCTACGAAGGCCGCGCGGCCAAAGTCATTCTGGATGCCAGCAAGCTGGCAGAGGTCGAGAAATACTACGAAGAGTGCGCCAGTGCGGGCACCAACGAATGGCAGATCGACGAGAGCAAAAAAGCCAGCGCCACCATGAATGCCATTCTGGGCGATGAAGACCGCCTGGAAGCACTGGCGGAAGATTTCGCTAAACACTATGAAGAGCGCGTCGCTGAAGGTTCTACCGTAAAAGGCAAAGCGATGTTTGTCTGTGCGAGTCGTGAAATTGCATGGGCGTTCTATCGTCACTTGAAAGACTTCCGGCCCGCGTGGTTTGAAGTTAAACAAGCACCTGAGGGTGTCGAACTGACAGAAGATGAGCAAAACGAATTACCGCCTTCTGAAATGGTCAAGATGGTGATGACGCGCGGTAAAGATGATGACGCTGCGCTTTATGATTTATTAGGCACCAAAGAGTACCGAAAAGAGCTGGATAAACAGTTCAAAAACGCCAGTTCGAATTTCAAAATCGCCATTGTGGTGGATATGTGGTTAACCGGCTTCGACGTGCCAGAACTGGACACCATCTACATCGATAAGCCGCTGCAAAAACATAACCTGATCCAGACGATTTCCCGCGTTAACCGTAAATTTGAAGGTAAAAACAAAGGGCTGGTAGTGGACTACATCGGCATTAAACGTCAGATGAACCAGGCGCTGGCGATGTATTCCCGCATTGACGCCACCAACTTTGAAGATATTCTGCAGTCGATTATTGAAGTGAAAAATCATCTCGAGTTGCTGGGGCACGTGTTCCACGAATTCGACAGCCATGCCTACTTTACCGGCGAGCCGCAGGCGCAGCTTGCCTGCCTGAACAATGCGGCAGAATTTGTCATGCGCACCCAGAAAGTCGAGCGCCGTTTTATGGGGCTGGTGAAACGTCTTAAAGCCGCCTATGACGTCTGTTCAGGAAGTGAGGCACTCTCTGAGGCGGAACGCGATCATATTCATTTCTATCTTGCCGTGCGCTCTATTGTGTTCAAACTGACCAAAGGCGATGCGCCGGATGTCACCCAGATGAACGCCCGCGTGCGCGAGATGATTGCCGAGGCGCTGAAAGCCGATGGCGTGGAAGAACTGTTTTTCCTCGGCGATCAAAAAGCGGAATCTATTGATATATTTGACGAAGATTATCTGGCGAGAATTAACAAGATCAAACTTCCGGCAACGAAGATCCAGTTGCTGCAAAAGTTGCTGGAGAAAGCGATCGGCGACTTTAAAAAAGTGAACCAGCTTCAGGGGATCAATTTCACCCGCCGTTTTCAGTCCATTATGGACAGATATAATGAACGTCGGGAAGATGATATTTTGAATGGCGAAGAGTTTGATGAATTCAGTCAAGAAATGACCGATATCATCTATGATATTAAAACTGAGATGGGTACCTATGCCGATCTCGGCATTGATATGGAAGAGAAAGCGTTTTACGACATTCTGGCGCATATGCGTGATAAATATCAGTTCACCTACGATGATGACAAAATGCTGTCACTGGCGAAAGAGATGAAAAGCGTGGTCGATAACACGTCGAAGTACCCGGACTGGAGCAAACGCGATGATATTAAAGCGAAACTTAAGGTTGAGCTGATCCTGTTGCTGCATAAACACAAATTCCCACCTGTGGCGAATGATGATGTTTATATGGGTGTGCTGGCACAGGCGGAGAATTTTAAACAACATCATATTAATATTCTGCATTGA
- the symE gene encoding endoribonuclease SymE, with protein MTDTHSISESFEPEVSPANNRHVTVGYASRYPDHAHIPAITLKGQWLEAAGFATGTPVDVKVMEGCIVLTAQPPAAEESELMQSLRKVCKLSARKQKQVQEFIGVITGKTRKVM; from the coding sequence ATGACTGACACGCATTCTATTTCAGAATCATTCGAACCAGAAGTCTCCCCGGCAAATAACCGTCATGTCACCGTCGGTTATGCGAGCCGCTACCCGGATCACGCGCATATTCCCGCCATCACCCTGAAAGGTCAGTGGCTGGAAGCCGCCGGTTTTGCCACCGGCACGCCCGTTGACGTCAAAGTGATGGAAGGCTGTATCGTCCTCACCGCTCAACCACCCGCCGCCGAAGAGAGCGAACTGATGCAGTCGCTGCGCAAGGTGTGCAAGCTGTCGGCGCGTAAACAAAAGCAGGTGCAGGAGTTTATTGGGGTGATTACGGGTAAGACGCGGAAGGTGATGTAA
- a CDS encoding helix-turn-helix transcriptional regulator gives MTTARDIQQTFTRHPGLELRSTWQSTQPYKRHSHAQLSIGAILAGQTRCICHGQEYLLSPGDIIVIPAGAPHSCNPVQGQARSYHMLYLDSELPLAQQHIRSESLFGLYLAVVEKMTTSSVNALLAALTLRVGAGDMLRPTSQQVQQALLSDPVYPPSLDELAQRFSLRKETLIRTFKQDTGLTPGSFLNVSRVEYAKARLRAGDDIADVAYQSGFADQSHFHKTFVSYTAATPRQYARGRSISDNN, from the coding sequence ATGACCACCGCACGCGACATTCAGCAAACATTCACCCGCCATCCTGGGCTGGAGCTGCGCAGTACCTGGCAAAGCACCCAGCCCTATAAACGCCATAGCCACGCGCAGCTATCTATTGGGGCCATTCTGGCAGGGCAAACTCGCTGTATTTGCCACGGCCAGGAGTATCTGCTGAGCCCCGGCGATATCATCGTTATTCCCGCAGGTGCGCCGCACAGCTGTAACCCGGTGCAGGGGCAGGCGCGTAGCTACCATATGCTCTACCTGGACAGCGAGTTGCCTCTCGCGCAGCAGCATATTCGTAGCGAATCGCTGTTCGGGCTTTATCTTGCCGTGGTTGAAAAGATGACAACGTCGTCGGTGAATGCGCTGTTAGCTGCCCTCACGCTACGGGTGGGCGCCGGTGATATGCTGCGCCCGACCAGCCAGCAGGTACAGCAGGCGCTGCTTTCCGATCCGGTGTATCCGCCCTCTCTTGACGAGCTCGCGCAACGATTCTCGCTGCGCAAAGAGACTTTAATTCGCACCTTCAAACAGGACACGGGGTTGACTCCAGGCAGCTTTCTCAACGTCTCGCGAGTGGAATACGCAAAAGCGCGGCTGCGCGCCGGGGACGATATCGCCGATGTCGCCTACCAGAGCGGCTTTGCCGACCAGAGTCATTTCCATAAAACCTTCGTCAGCTACACGGCGGCCACGCCACGGCAGTACGCGCGTGGGCGATCAATATCCGACAATAATTAA
- a CDS encoding LysE family translocator encodes MEQVTTLFPPAFPALALAHFMALLSPGPDFFLLVGYAVRYRLRGSIGLCLGFAAGNGLYILLVVIGSGLLREVPLLFTVIELLGAAYLLWVGRQLLRSRAGQVAWEHTESARPSLSRQLLLGLGSSLLNPKNALFYLALMTALLGPDVTVAQQAICGVWMTSVVLLWDLLLIVLIALPQVQRRLGSLIWKIERAAGGILIGFGGWILWQFVVT; translated from the coding sequence ATGGAACAGGTCACTACGTTATTTCCGCCGGCGTTTCCCGCGCTGGCCCTGGCGCATTTTATGGCGCTGCTCAGCCCCGGGCCGGACTTCTTTTTACTGGTGGGCTACGCCGTGCGCTATCGGCTGCGCGGCAGCATCGGGCTGTGTCTGGGCTTCGCGGCAGGGAACGGGCTGTATATTCTGTTGGTCGTCATCGGCTCTGGCCTGTTGCGCGAGGTGCCGCTGCTGTTCACCGTCATTGAGCTGCTGGGAGCCGCCTATCTGCTGTGGGTGGGCCGCCAGCTATTGCGAAGCCGCGCCGGGCAAGTGGCGTGGGAGCATACTGAATCAGCGCGCCCTTCGTTGTCACGCCAACTGCTTCTCGGGCTAGGCTCTTCGCTGTTGAATCCCAAAAACGCGCTGTTTTATCTGGCGCTGATGACCGCGCTACTGGGGCCGGATGTCACCGTGGCGCAGCAGGCCATCTGTGGAGTGTGGATGACCAGCGTGGTTCTGCTATGGGACTTGCTGCTGATCGTGCTTATTGCCCTGCCGCAGGTTCAACGCCGATTAGGCAGCCTGATTTGGAAAATTGAGCGTGCGGCAGGCGGCATCCTGATAGGTTTTGGCGGCTGGATATTGTGGCAGTTTGTTGTGACCTGA